The following proteins are encoded in a genomic region of Sporichthya brevicatena:
- a CDS encoding DoxX family protein: MTETDLAALLLRGTLGTVMVAHGWNHLFGAGGVAGTARWFGSMGLRPPRVQALASGITEIGVGVCLLLGLLTTFQCAAVVGVMLVAGVTAHRRNGFFIFRPGQGWEYVAVLALAAATLAVLGAGDLAADRVIGIGDDLDGGLGLGLSIGLGSVGAGGLLLTCWRPLPQSPG, translated from the coding sequence ATGACTGAGACCGACCTGGCGGCGCTGCTGCTGCGGGGCACATTGGGAACCGTGATGGTCGCCCACGGCTGGAACCATCTCTTCGGTGCCGGCGGGGTCGCAGGAACGGCGCGATGGTTCGGCAGCATGGGCCTGCGGCCGCCTCGGGTGCAGGCGCTGGCGAGCGGCATCACGGAGATCGGCGTCGGCGTCTGTCTGTTGCTGGGCCTCCTGACGACATTTCAGTGCGCCGCCGTCGTCGGTGTCATGCTGGTCGCAGGCGTCACCGCGCACCGTCGAAACGGCTTCTTCATCTTCCGTCCCGGGCAGGGCTGGGAGTACGTGGCGGTGCTTGCGCTAGCCGCCGCCACGCTCGCCGTGCTCGGCGCGGGCGACCTCGCGGCGGATCGGGTCATCGGCATCGGGGACGACCTCGACGGCGGTCTCGGCCTCGGCCTGTCCATCGGCCTCGGCAGCGTCGGCGCCGGAGGTCTGCTGCTCACCTGCTGGCGTCCGTTGCCGCAGTCTCCGGGCTGA
- a CDS encoding aldehyde dehydrogenase family protein: MTAPTQEHRPNRVAPRIDVYCPADGRLVGSVPDLGAAGVAAAAAELRAAQPAWEDLGPDGRAKHMRNFLDWILDNEKRLVGIMQEETGKSWGDAGLEVAMCVDLINYYTSHAKEFLADRDIKSWGAAGMTKNLRVFVRPYQLVGMITPWNGPLGGPMLDGVAALMAGAAVLFKPSEVTPLTWTEATRGWLEDISAPPVMANVTGGPETGAAVVENVDMIMFTGSTRTGRRIAARAGERLIPCSLELGGKDAMVVLADADLDRASSAAAWGSMWNSGQICISVERVYVEAPVYDEFVTKVTEKVRSLRQGMDPDESFSSDIGAMATENQLSIVERHVQDALAKGARALTGGKRAAHGLFFEPTVLVDVDHSMACMREETFGPTMPIMKVADEDEAIRLANDSEYGLSASVWTKDRVRGDRVARRLEAGAVNINNVMISTFQLPLPMSGWKTSGVGSRSGGAAGMLKYCRQKSVVSEKVHLKAEPHWYPYKPGASKLQARMVRLLGAHDWRRRLGLSPRSR; the protein is encoded by the coding sequence ATGACCGCGCCGACGCAGGAACACCGTCCGAACCGAGTCGCCCCCCGAATCGACGTCTATTGCCCGGCCGACGGCCGTCTGGTGGGCAGCGTGCCCGATCTCGGCGCTGCCGGCGTCGCAGCGGCGGCGGCCGAACTGCGTGCCGCGCAACCGGCGTGGGAGGACCTGGGTCCGGACGGCCGCGCCAAGCACATGCGGAACTTCCTGGACTGGATTCTCGACAACGAGAAGCGACTCGTCGGGATCATGCAGGAGGAGACCGGCAAGTCCTGGGGGGACGCCGGGCTTGAGGTCGCCATGTGTGTGGACCTCATCAACTACTACACCTCCCACGCCAAGGAGTTCCTGGCGGACCGGGACATCAAGTCATGGGGCGCGGCCGGCATGACGAAGAACCTGCGCGTCTTCGTCCGGCCGTATCAGCTCGTCGGCATGATCACGCCGTGGAACGGCCCGCTGGGTGGGCCCATGCTCGATGGCGTCGCGGCCCTGATGGCGGGCGCGGCCGTCCTGTTCAAGCCGTCGGAGGTCACGCCGCTCACGTGGACCGAAGCGACACGAGGGTGGTTGGAGGACATCTCCGCGCCCCCGGTCATGGCGAACGTGACCGGAGGGCCTGAGACCGGAGCGGCCGTCGTCGAGAACGTGGACATGATCATGTTCACCGGTTCGACGCGGACGGGTCGTCGTATCGCCGCGCGGGCTGGGGAGAGGCTGATCCCCTGCAGCCTTGAGCTCGGTGGCAAGGACGCCATGGTCGTGCTCGCGGACGCTGACCTCGATCGGGCCAGCAGTGCGGCTGCGTGGGGATCGATGTGGAACTCAGGGCAGATCTGCATCTCCGTGGAACGGGTGTACGTGGAAGCACCGGTCTACGACGAGTTCGTGACCAAGGTGACCGAAAAGGTGCGCTCCCTTCGCCAGGGAATGGATCCGGACGAGAGCTTCAGCTCAGACATCGGAGCGATGGCTACGGAGAATCAGCTCAGTATCGTCGAGCGGCATGTTCAGGATGCGCTTGCGAAAGGGGCCAGGGCACTCACCGGGGGCAAGCGCGCCGCGCACGGCCTGTTCTTCGAGCCGACGGTACTGGTGGACGTAGACCACTCGATGGCGTGCATGCGTGAGGAGACGTTCGGGCCGACGATGCCGATCATGAAGGTCGCCGACGAGGACGAGGCGATTCGGCTGGCCAACGACTCCGAGTACGGCCTGTCCGCCAGCGTCTGGACCAAGGACCGCGTGCGCGGCGATCGAGTGGCGCGGCGTCTCGAGGCGGGCGCCGTCAACATCAACAACGTCATGATCAGCACCTTCCAGTTGCCGCTCCCCATGAGCGGGTGGAAGACCTCGGGCGTCGGCAGCCGCTCGGGCGGCGCTGCCGGGATGCTGAAGTACTGCCGGCAGAAATCGGTGGTGTCCGAGAAGGTGCACCTGAAGGCCGAGCCGCACTGGTACCCGTACAAGCCGGGGGCCAGCAAGTTGCAGGCGCGGATGGTTCGCCTGCTCGGTGCCCACGACTGGCGCCGGCGGCTGGGGCTGAGCCCGCGCAGCAGGTAG
- a CDS encoding enoyl-CoA hydratase/isomerase family protein — protein sequence MAREDVVRYDVRNGVAWVTIDRPEARNALNKDVRRGLFDAVGRFNVDDSAKVMVLTGAGDKAFCAGGDLKEMADTALRVPPPDFLPQFGRNVQIDKPTIAAVNGVAFAGGFLLAQNCDLVLAAESARFAVTEVKVGRGSPWAAPLSWLVPPRVAMEILLTGDPLSAQRAYEVGLVNAVVPDSELAEAAQNLGERIAANAPLSVQASKRTVYLSAQHAMRDAFDEAERIWEPVYLSNDAQEGPAAFRDKRPPRWTGA from the coding sequence GTGGCGCGGGAAGACGTCGTGCGTTACGACGTGCGTAACGGAGTGGCCTGGGTGACGATCGACCGCCCCGAGGCGCGCAACGCGTTGAACAAGGACGTACGACGAGGTCTTTTCGACGCGGTAGGCCGGTTCAACGTCGACGACTCAGCCAAGGTCATGGTGTTGACGGGTGCGGGTGACAAGGCGTTCTGCGCCGGTGGCGATCTCAAGGAGATGGCCGACACCGCTTTGCGCGTCCCACCGCCGGATTTCCTTCCGCAGTTCGGTCGCAACGTCCAGATCGACAAGCCCACGATCGCCGCAGTCAACGGCGTGGCCTTCGCCGGTGGGTTCCTGCTCGCGCAGAACTGCGATCTCGTCCTCGCGGCGGAGTCGGCGCGCTTCGCGGTCACCGAGGTCAAGGTTGGTCGCGGATCGCCCTGGGCCGCGCCGCTGTCCTGGCTGGTGCCGCCGCGCGTGGCGATGGAGATCCTGTTGACCGGTGATCCGCTGAGTGCGCAGCGGGCTTACGAAGTTGGCCTGGTCAACGCGGTGGTGCCGGACAGCGAACTCGCCGAGGCCGCGCAGAACCTCGGCGAACGAATCGCGGCCAATGCACCGCTGTCCGTTCAGGCGTCCAAGCGAACGGTGTACCTGTCAGCACAACACGCGATGCGGGATGCCTTCGACGAAGCTGAGCGGATCTGGGAACCCGTCTACCTCAGCAACGACGCCCAGGAAGGTCCTGCTGCCTTCCGTGACAAGCGCCCCCCGCGGTGGACAGGCGCCTGA